In Silurus meridionalis isolate SWU-2019-XX chromosome 29, ASM1480568v1, whole genome shotgun sequence, one DNA window encodes the following:
- the LOC124382039 gene encoding CD209 antigen-like protein C isoform X2: MDRRSDIYENTEDNHPGECVYANWEKQRDSCILNDQESKQSDKPAGSRCPTLFAVCVSLLCGLLLICIIVMFMKLNTMAGERDQMLIRYDNMTTEKIQLQSERDQLQSEKVQLQSEKFQLQSEKVQLQSKRDQLESERDSLNNSIQQCLRYFITSQKKSWSDSRQDCKAKGADLVIISSKEEQEYLSRRFRGVEAWIGLTDTEEEGKWMWVDRTPLSTKYWWDGEPNDYKQEEDCAVTGSKFAKAEVLTWADYPCTFPVFGLCKKN; encoded by the exons ATGGACAGGAGGTCAGATATCTATGAGAATACAGAAGATAATCATCCCGGAGAATGTGTATACGCAAACTGGGAGAAACAGAGGGACTCCTGCATCCTAAATGACCAGGAATCCAAACAATCAG acAAACCTGCAGGAAGCAGATGCCCCACATTGTTCgcagtgtgtgtctctctcctTTGTGGCCTCCTGCTCATCTGCATCATTGTGATGTTTATGAAACTCAACACCATGGCAGGAGAACGAGACCAGATGCTGATCAGGTATGACAACATGACTACAGAGAAAATCCAGCTTCAATCCGAGAGAGACCAGCTTCAATCCGAGAAAGTCCAGCTTCAATCCGAGAAATTCCAGCTTCAATCCGAGAAAGTCCAGCTTCAATCCAAGAGAGACCAGCTTGAATCTGAGAGAGACAGTCTGA ATAATTCCATCCAGCAGTGTCTGAGGTATTTCATCACATCCCAGAAGAAAAGCTGGAGTGACTCAAGACAAGACTGCAAGGCGAAAGGAGCCGACCTTGTGATCATCAGCAGCAAAGAAGAGCAG GAGTACCTCAGTAGACGTTTCCGTGGTGTTGAGGCTTGGATCGGTCTGACCGACACTGAAGAAGAAGGAAAGTGGATGTGGGTGGACCGCACACCGCTGAGCACCAA ATACTGGTGGGACGGGGAACCAAATGATTACAAGCAGGAGGAGGACTGTGCTGTCACTGGGAGCAAATTTGCTAAAGCTGAAGTTCTCACCTGGGCTGATTATCCCTGCACTTTCCCTGTATTCGGGCTTTGCAAGAAGAACTGA
- the LOC124382039 gene encoding CD209 antigen-like protein A isoform X1 produces MDRRSDIYENTEDNHPGECVYANWEKQRDSCILNDQESKQSVDKPAGSRCPTLFAVCVSLLCGLLLICIIVMFMKLNTMAGERDQMLIRYDNMTTEKIQLQSERDQLQSEKVQLQSEKFQLQSEKVQLQSKRDQLESERDSLNNSIQQCLRYFITSQKKSWSDSRQDCKAKGADLVIISSKEEQEYLSRRFRGVEAWIGLTDTEEEGKWMWVDRTPLSTKYWWDGEPNDYKQEEDCAVTGSKFAKAEVLTWADYPCTFPVFGLCKKN; encoded by the exons ATGGACAGGAGGTCAGATATCTATGAGAATACAGAAGATAATCATCCCGGAGAATGTGTATACGCAAACTGGGAGAAACAGAGGGACTCCTGCATCCTAAATGACCAGGAATCCAAACAATCAG tagacAAACCTGCAGGAAGCAGATGCCCCACATTGTTCgcagtgtgtgtctctctcctTTGTGGCCTCCTGCTCATCTGCATCATTGTGATGTTTATGAAACTCAACACCATGGCAGGAGAACGAGACCAGATGCTGATCAGGTATGACAACATGACTACAGAGAAAATCCAGCTTCAATCCGAGAGAGACCAGCTTCAATCCGAGAAAGTCCAGCTTCAATCCGAGAAATTCCAGCTTCAATCCGAGAAAGTCCAGCTTCAATCCAAGAGAGACCAGCTTGAATCTGAGAGAGACAGTCTGA ATAATTCCATCCAGCAGTGTCTGAGGTATTTCATCACATCCCAGAAGAAAAGCTGGAGTGACTCAAGACAAGACTGCAAGGCGAAAGGAGCCGACCTTGTGATCATCAGCAGCAAAGAAGAGCAG GAGTACCTCAGTAGACGTTTCCGTGGTGTTGAGGCTTGGATCGGTCTGACCGACACTGAAGAAGAAGGAAAGTGGATGTGGGTGGACCGCACACCGCTGAGCACCAA ATACTGGTGGGACGGGGAACCAAATGATTACAAGCAGGAGGAGGACTGTGCTGTCACTGGGAGCAAATTTGCTAAAGCTGAAGTTCTCACCTGGGCTGATTATCCCTGCACTTTCCCTGTATTCGGGCTTTGCAAGAAGAACTGA
- the LOC124382039 gene encoding CD209 antigen-like protein C isoform X3 produces MDRRSDIYENTEDNHPGECVYANWEKQRDSCILNDQESKQSGERDQMLIRYDNMTTEKIQLQSERDQLQSEKVQLQSEKFQLQSEKVQLQSKRDQLESERDSLNNSIQQCLRYFITSQKKSWSDSRQDCKAKGADLVIISSKEEQEYLSRRFRGVEAWIGLTDTEEEGKWMWVDRTPLSTKYWWDGEPNDYKQEEDCAVTGSKFAKAEVLTWADYPCTFPVFGLCKKN; encoded by the exons ATGGACAGGAGGTCAGATATCTATGAGAATACAGAAGATAATCATCCCGGAGAATGTGTATACGCAAACTGGGAGAAACAGAGGGACTCCTGCATCCTAAATGACCAGGAATCCAAACAATCAG GAGAACGAGACCAGATGCTGATCAGGTATGACAACATGACTACAGAGAAAATCCAGCTTCAATCCGAGAGAGACCAGCTTCAATCCGAGAAAGTCCAGCTTCAATCCGAGAAATTCCAGCTTCAATCCGAGAAAGTCCAGCTTCAATCCAAGAGAGACCAGCTTGAATCTGAGAGAGACAGTCTGA ATAATTCCATCCAGCAGTGTCTGAGGTATTTCATCACATCCCAGAAGAAAAGCTGGAGTGACTCAAGACAAGACTGCAAGGCGAAAGGAGCCGACCTTGTGATCATCAGCAGCAAAGAAGAGCAG GAGTACCTCAGTAGACGTTTCCGTGGTGTTGAGGCTTGGATCGGTCTGACCGACACTGAAGAAGAAGGAAAGTGGATGTGGGTGGACCGCACACCGCTGAGCACCAA ATACTGGTGGGACGGGGAACCAAATGATTACAAGCAGGAGGAGGACTGTGCTGTCACTGGGAGCAAATTTGCTAAAGCTGAAGTTCTCACCTGGGCTGATTATCCCTGCACTTTCCCTGTATTCGGGCTTTGCAAGAAGAACTGA